Below is a genomic region from Variovorax sp. J2L1-78.
ACGTGTCGTCGAACCTGCGGCTGCGCACGGGCCTGCCGCCGTGGCGGCGCTACCTCGACGCCGGCCTGCGCTTCGGCCTGGGGCTCGACGGCATGAGCCTGGACGACGACGAAGACATGCTGCGCGAGATGCGTCTGGCCTGGCACCAGCTGCAGACGGCCGATGCCGGCAGCGACGAGCGCTTTGCGTTGGGCGACCTGTTCCGCGCCGTGTGCGTGCACGGGCGGCAGAGCATCACCGGCGCCGATGGCGGCGGCGAACTGGCCACCGGTGCGCCGGCCGACATCCTGGTGCTCGACACGCGGCGCCTGTCGCGCGATGTGCTCGCCGAGGCGCCCGATCATCGGCTCGAACGCCTGATTGCGCGCATGACCAAGCGCGACATCCATCGGCTGATCGTCGGCGGCCGCAGCGTGGTGCACGACGCACGCTGCCAGTCGGTGGACCTGCCCGCCCTGGAAGCGGCGCTCACGGCCGATGCAGAGGCCGCATGGCAGCGACAGCCGCCGGATGCGCCGGCCATCGAGCGGCTGCGGGTCGCCGTGCGGGCGCACTACCGCTGCGGGGGATGCGGGCCTGGAGGCCAGAGCGGCGAAGGCGGCAGCCACGGCAGAGGATGAGCAATACATCACGCCGGATCGGCCGGGCGCCCAGCGGGCTGGTCAAATGTGAAAATGTCACATACAGTTGTTTCATCCACTCACGACCTCTGTATGCCTCACATGCACTCGCACGCTGCCGTTCTCGAGAGCGACTTTTCAAACTGGGCTCGGTTGACCGAACAGTATTCAGAAGGCATGGAGGCGCTGCGCCGCCACGAGCCGGGCGCATCTGCCAGGATGATGGAGATCGCCAGGCAGCTGCGCCAGTACGCTCTTCTCGTCGGTGAGGCACCCCTGCCGCCGATTTCCGCCGAGTCGCAGAAGACCCGCCAGGTGTCCGTCGCCTCGACGTTGGGACGGCTCGCCATGGCGATGCCCACGCTGCCTCGCATCCGGGCTCGACGCATGCTGTCCATGGCCGTCCTGCCGTCCTGAGAATTCGAGCAACTCGGCGACAATCGCCGTCGTCCAATGAATCAACTCGCCTTGGCACTGTCCGCTTGCGCACGCGTTCTGCGGCCGGTGGTCAGGCTCGCCATGGGCCTGGGTCTGAAGCAGCCGCACTTGCAGGAACTGCTCAACGAATTGCTGCTGGATGAAGCGCGCAGGTCGTGGCAATCCAAGGGGGTGCAACCGAACCTCAGTCAGCTTTCCATCACGACGGGCATCAACCGGAAAGCGGTCACGACGAGGGTTCGCGCGCCGCGCGATCCATTGGCGCCGACCGAGCTCTCCTCTGCGGCGAAGACCCTCACGGTGTGGCTGGAGATGGCCACGGACAACCCGAAGCTGCACAAACTGCCCGTGATGAGCGAGAGCAAGGCGCCGTCGTTCGAGTCCATGGCATGGATCGGCAGTCGGGGCAATGTGCATCACCGCGTCATTCTTGAAGAGCTTGTCCGCCTGGGACTGGTGACCGACCACGGCACCCAGGTCGAGCTCAAGGCCGATGGTTTCATCCCCGTGAACGACCTGGCCGGCATGCTGGCCTTCTTCGCCGACAACGGGCGTGATCATCTGAACGCGTCGGTGTCCAACATCTTGGCGGAACGCCCGCCGCTGCTGGAGCGATCGATCTTTGCGCATGGCCTTCCGATGGCCGCCTGCGAGGAAATTCACCAGTTGGTCCGGGCCCGCTGGAGCACGTTGCATCACGAGCTGGCGCATGAAATGCGAACCGCCATCGACACCGCGGGCGAGGGCGCGACGGCTCGGATCAGGGTAGGCATCTACACGTATTTCGAAGACGCCAAGGGAAGCTCCGAGGAGTCCTTCGATGCGGCGTCAAAGGAAAGTTTGAAGCCATGAAAAAGCGCCTGATGCGTGGCCTTGTCGCGCTGTCGACCGTGTTCGTTCTTTCCTGCGGTGGTGGTGACGCCATCGACGGGTCGCCGGCGGCCGGTTCGTCTGGCGCAGCCGTCGCCACCGGGGACGTGAGTTCGCCGGACTGGGGCTTCGTGGGCCAGACCGGTTCCCACGATGGCGGCGGCAACGCAGGCGCCGACGCCGGATCGGGCGCCGCAAGTGCCGGGGCCGGCGCAGCAGGCGGCAGTGGTGACACCGCCTCGGCCTCCTCCGGCGATGCCGGTGGCGTGGGCTCCGGCGGCACGGGGGCTTCCGCATCCGCGGGCGACAGCGGCGATTCGGGCGTGGGGGGCGTGGGCGGCGTCGCCAGCATCATCGTCAACGACGTTCGGTACAACACCGCTGACGCCGTGCTGAAGCTGCGCGATGCGCCGCAGCTGCAACTGGGCATGACCGCCAAGGTCAACGGATCCACCAATGCGGACTTCACCGCCGGTGAGGCCACGGAGGTCGAGTCCGCTGCGGATGCGCGTGGCGTGGTCACCTCGATCAACGCGGGCAATGGTGAGCTGGTCGTGCTCGGCATGACCATCAATACAGACGCGACGACGGTGTGGGGCAACATCCCGGGCCTCGACGCGCTGGCCCCCGGAATGACCGTGCAGGTGTGGGGCTTGCCTGCCGGGCCGGGCTTGCTGCGTGCGACGCGGATCGAGAAACGGGTGGCCGGCACCCCGATCCTCTCGGGGGTCGTTCAAAACCTCGACGTGGCCAACCGCCAGTTCCTGCTGGGAAGCCTGGCCGTCGATTTCAGCCAGATCGCTTCGCCTGCCGCGCTCGCGGCGGGGGTCAACGTGCGCGTGCGTACGAACCTGTCGCTGGCGGCCGGCGTGCTGCAAGCCAGTTCGGTCGAGCTCTGGTACCCCGTTTCGCTGCGAGACGGCACGCGCCGCCAGCTGGGTGGCGTGGTGACGGATTTCAGCGGAATCTCCAGCTTCCGGGTGCTCGGCACGCCCGTGGACGCCTCGTCCGCGCAGGTGTCGGGGGGGCCGGCGGCGGCGATTGCCAATGGCGTCGAACTGAATGTGGCCGGCACCGTCGTCAACGGGTCGCTGGTGGCCACCAAGATCAAGATCAAGAAGACCCCGGGTGGTGCGAGTTCGGCTTCCTTCACGGCCATGGGCACGGTGAGTGCTTTCAAGTCGCTCGCGCAATTCAAGGTGAAGGGCCAGGCGATCGATGCCAGCGGGGCCGGCATCCAGTATGTGAATGGGGCGGCAGGCCAACTTGGCAACGGCGTCCAGGTCACCGTGGTGGGTGGGCGCATCGTCAACGACGTGTTGATCGCCACGCAGGTCATCTTCGACTGACGGCGCACCACGGCCCGTTCGATGGGTCCTTGGCTCAATGGGTGCGGGCTGGTGTGCAGGACACCTCCCGTTACCAGAGCGTCACGAGGCGAGCGTGCGTCCGACATCCAGCGCAAGGCGCAACAGAAAAAATGTAGGGATGTGATTTTTTCCCATCCATCGATTTTTCTGGGAGGGGCCATGTCGGCTCAACATTTCCTGCGGGTCGACCGCCCCAGGCTGGGCGCGATTCCGGCCTTCAATCGAGACGCTGCGGCGCTCGCTCGTGCAACGCGCGCCCGTGCGGCGTTCCAGTTGCGTCTCGTCGATACCTTTCGTGCCTACCTGGCAGGCGACGGCTCCGAGCCCAGCGATGCGGATCTGCGCACGTTCGCCCGGCTGGCGGCCGAAGAACACCGGCTCGAGCAGCGGTTGGCCGACGCCTCGAGCCGCGGCGTTGCAGGACCCACCCAGGACGTGCACGCAGGGCGGGCATCCGGGGGGCTTCGGTGAAAGTGGCCAGCGGATGCTTCACGGTGCAAGGGGCGCCGTCGGGCGATGGGTATGGGGGTGCCTTCGAATACACCAATCCCGCGCCGCTCGTGGCGTCGGTGCCCGCCGACAGGTTGTCGTCGATATTTGCCATCGACATCTCGCCCTTGTGTATCGCGTTCTGCGTGGTCATGAATATCGCCGCGCTGATGCTGGTGCTTCCCAGGGCGTGGTGAGCACGCGGCGCAGTGTTCTGAGGCCGCCTGGTGCCAAGGCCGGCCTCAGCGCAGCGCCGCTGCCAACCCCTGGATCACCCCCGCCTTCGGCGAATCCCGCAGCCACGCCAGCCCCACCGGCGGCAGGTTCCACGGCAGCGGGCGCGGCATGACTTCGGCGGCGCCGGTGGCGGCCACGGCCTGCGCCACGTCGCGCGGCAGGATCGTCACGGCCCGCGGTAGCTGCTGCATGGCCGAGGCGACGGTGCGCACCGCATAGGCCTCGAGCAGCGGCACGGGCACCGTGCGGCCGGCGGCGGCGAAGACGGTGTCGATCATCTGGCGGATGGGCGTGTCCGAGGGCGGGAAGATCCAGTCCATCTCCGACAGCAGCGAGATGTCGACCGTGTCCTGGCGCGCGAGGCGCGGCGCGCTGGCCTTCGACACCACCACGCAGGCCTCCTGCCGGTACAGCAGCTCCTGCACCAGGTCGTCGTCGGTGCTGTCGTGCGAGAAGCGGCAGATGGCGCAGTCGAGCGTGCGCTGGCGCACCGCCAGCACCAGGTTGTGCGTGGTGTCCTCGTGCGCCAGCAGCGCGATGCGCGGGCGCAGGCCGAAGAGGTGCTGCCACGCGGCGTCGAGCGTCTGCGTCGCGGCGTAGGGGATCACGCCCATGCGCAGCCGCCCTTGCAGCCCGGCGCCGCTGACGGCGCGCAGCTCCTGCTGCAGCGCGTGGTTGTCCGCCACGGCGAGCCTGGCGCGCGCCAGCACCACCTCGCCGGCCACCGTCGGCTCCAGGCCACGTCGGCTGCGGATGAAGAGCGGCGTCATGAAGATGTCCTCGATGTCGGCCAGCGCACGCGTCACGGTCGGCTGCGCGAGCGACAGCTGCTCGGCCACGCGGGTGATGGAGCGGTGCCGGTCGACCGCCATCAACAGCACGTAGTGCCGCATCTTCAGGCGGGTTTCCAGGCGCAGGGCGAGGGCGTCGGGGGCGAGGGGCGCAGGAGGCATGGTGCCCTGGAGCATAGCAATCGATGCATGCATCGATAGCAATCCATGTGCATTGGCCTATTTCATGCGACCAGAATCGGCGCATCCCTTCGATGCACCAGAACCATGAGCACCTTCACCACCCGCCCCGAGATCACCGGCACGCATGGCGTCGCCGCGGCCACGCACTGGCTCGCCGCGCAGACCGCCATGGGCGTGCTCGAACGCGGCGGTAACGCCTTCGACGCGGCCGTGGCCGGCGGCTTCGTGCTGCAGGTGGTGGAGCCGCACCTCAACGGCGCGGGCGGCGAAGTGCCCATCCTCTTCTGGAGCGAGAAGGACCGGCGCATGCAGTCGGTCTGCGGCCAGGGCGCCGCACCGGCCGAGGCCTCGGCCGCGGCCTTCCGCCGCCTGGGGCTCGAACAGGTGCCGGGCATCGGCCTGCTGCCGGCCACCGTGCCCGGCGCCTTCGGGGCGTGGCTGACGATGCTGCGCGACCACGGCACCTGGTCGCTGGCCGACGTGCTCGCGCCGGCCATCGGCTACGCACGTGATGGCTACCCGCTCATCCCGCGTGCGGTGCAGGCCATCGTCGCGGTGCAGGCGCTGTTCCGCGAACACTGGACCTCGTCCGCCGAGGTCTGGCTGCCCGACGGCCAGGTGCCCCAGCCCGGCGCACTGTTCTGCCAGCCGCGCCTGGCCGCGACCTACGAGCGCCTCGTGCGCACCGCCGAGAGCGACGGTGGCGGCACGCGCACCGGCACCATCGATGCCGCGCTGCGCTGCTGGTACCAGGGCTTCGTCGCGCGCGAGATCGACAACTACTACCGCACGGCCCAGGTGCGCGACACCACCGGCGAGCGGCACGCCGGCCTGCTGCGCTACGACGACATGGCGCAGTGGCAGCCGACCATCGAGCCGCCGCTGACCGTCGACTTCGGCCGCTACACGCTGGCCAAGTGCGGCTTCTGGAGCCAGGGCCCGGCCTTCCTCGAGCAGATCGGCATGCTGCGCCACGCCGGCCTCGAACAGCACGCGCCGCACACCGCGGGCTTCGTGCACCGCATCGCCGAAGCGGCCAAGCTGGCGATGGCCGACCGCCTGGCCTGGTACGGCAGCGCACCCGGGGCGTCGCGCGAAGCGCAGATGGCGCTGCTGTCCGACGACTACCTGCGCCAGCGCTGGATGGCCGTGGGCGACCGCGCATCGCAGCAGCTGCAGCCTGGGTCGCCGCTCGGCCAGGCGCCGCGCCTGCCCGACCTCGACGTGGTCGCGCGCACGCTGCGTACCGCCGACACGCGCTTCGGCATCGGCGAGCCGACCTTCGCGGCGCTGCCACCCGTTGCGGAGTGGGCGGAGCGCGAAGTCTTCGTCGGCGACACCTGCCACATCGACGTGATCGACCGCCACGGCAACATGGTCGCGGCCACGCCCTCGGGCGGCTGGCTGTCGTCCAGCCCGGTGATCCCGGCGCTCGGCTTCGCGGTCAACACGCGCCTGCAGATGACCTGGCTCGACGACGGCCTGCCCAACACCGTGACGCCGGGCGTGCCGCCTTGCACCACGCTGTCGCCGTCGCTCGCGCTGCGCGACGGCGAGCCCTACATGGTGTTCGGCACGCCCGGCGGCGACCAGCAGGACCAGTGGTCGCCCGCCTTCTTCCTGCGCCATGCCGTGCACGGCATGAACCTGCAGGAGGCCATCGACGCGCCGGCCTGGCACGTCGACCATTTCCCTGCGTCGTTCTGGCCGCGCACCACCACGCTCAACCGGCTCACGGTCGAGTCGCGCTTCTCGCCCGAGGTGCTCGATGCATTGCGCGCGCAGGGGCACGACGTGAAGGTCGGCGAGCCGTGGTCGGAAAGCCGCCTGTCCGCCTGCACGCGCGAGCACGACGCGCAAGGCCGCCTGCTGCTGCGTGCGGCGGCCAACCCGCGCGGCATGCAGGGCTACGCCGTCGGCCGCTGACCTGAACCCCCTTCTTTTTTCTCGAGGAGTCCTTCCCATGTTTTCACGCCTCCGACGTAGCCTCACGCTGCTGGCCCTCTGCGGCTTCGCCACCCTCGCCGCGGCCGAGTGGCCCGACAAGCCCATCACGCTGGTCGTGCCCTGGGCTCCCGGCGGCTCGACCGACATCCTCGCGCGCTCGCTGGCCGAGCAGCTGACCAAGTCGCTGGGCCAGACGGTCATCGTCGACAACCGCGCGGGTGCGTCCGGCAACATCGGCTCCAACTTCGTGGCCAAGGCCAAGCCCGACGGCTACACGCTCTTGATCGGCTCGATGAGCACGCATGCCATGAACCCGGCGCTGATGCCCGCCATGCCCTTTCGCGGCGTCGAGGACTTCACGCCCATCGCACAGATGGCCAACGTGATCAACACCATGGTCATCAACCCGGCGGTGCCCGTGACCAACGTGAAGGAGTTCATCGCCTACGCCAAGGCCAACCCCGGCAAGTTGGCCTACGCGTCGGCCGGGCCTGGCTCCACCAACCACCTGAGCGCGGTGCTGTTCGAGAAGGCCGCGGGCATCGAGATGCTGCACGTGCCCTACAAGGGCGGCGCGCCGGCCGTGGTCGACACGGTGTCGAACCAGACGCAGGTGCTGTTCTCGGCCGGCACGCAGACGCTGCCGCACGTGAAGGCCGGCAAGCTGCGCCTGCTGGCCGTGACCGAGGCCAAGCGCTCGGCGTTGCTGCCCGACGCACCGACCGTGGCCGAGACGCTGCCCGGCTACGAGCTCGGTGTCTGGTACGGCGCCTTCGGCCCGGCCAATATGCCCAAGGAACTGGTGACCAAGCTCAACGACGAGATCAACAAGGCGCTGGCCCAACCCGAGGTGCGCACGCGCATGGATTCGATGGGCGTCGAGATCGTCAAGGGCACCCCGCAGCAGTTCGCCACCGTGCTGCGCAGCGACGCCGACCGCTACGGCAAGGTCATCCGCGAGCTTGGCATCAAGAATGAGTGAGGCGCGGACCGAGGCCATGCTCTGCCTGCCGGCCGAGGCCTGTGCGGCGCTTTGCCACGACCTGCCGCGAGCACCCCATCTGGACGCGGCACTCGGCCTGATCGAGGCCGTGCGACAGGCGCAGCTCGGCGACGGGCTGCTCACCGTCAACATCGACGCCGCGCCGGACGGCCCACAGGACGGCGACACCATCGAGCTGCAGCGGCTGTGGACTTCCAACCCCGACGCCTACCCGGTCGGCGGCCGCAAGCGCAAGACCATGACGCCCTGGACGCGCCAGCTGCTGCGCGGCGGCGAGCTGTTCGTCGGCGAGGGCGATGCGGTGCTGCGCGAGGTGTTCGACGACCATGCGCGCATCGCGTCGCTCGGCCTGCATGCGGTGCTCAACGTGCCGCTGCTCGACGCGGGCCGCTGCCTTGCGACCTTCAACGTGCTGGGCAGCCGGCCGCGGTGGTTGCCGCAGGAGCGGATGCTGGTGCAGCTGCTCGCCGTGCTCGCGACGCCGTGGGTGCTGCGCGCGGCGGCGGCCTCGGCACGCGCCTAGCGGCGCGCTTCGGGGTTGACGACGTCCGTCAGCGTGCCGGCAGCAAAGGCCCGGATGTGGTCGAAGGCGATGCCGAAATAGCGCTCGTAGTTGTCCTTCTCGACGTAGCCGATGTGCGGCGTGCACAGCACGTTGGGCAGACGCAGCAGCGGATGGTCGGCACCCAGGATGGGCTCGGCCTCGTACACGTCGACCGCTGCGAAGCCCGGGCGACCATGGGCCAGCGCCTGCGCCAGCGCACCGGGCGTGATGAGCTCGGCACGGCTGGTGTTCACCAGCAGCGCCGTGGTCTTCATGCGGCCCAGGTCCTGCGCATCGACCAGGCCCAGCGTGTCGGCGTTGAGCCGCACGTGCAGGCTGATCACGTCGCTCTCTGCGAAGAACGCCTCGCGCGATGGCGCCACCTCGAAACCGTCGGCGCGGGCGGCGGCGGTCGATGCGTCGCGGCCCCACACCCAGACCTGCATGCCGAACACGCGACCGTACGCCGCCACCTGCCGGCCGATCCGGCCATAGCTCCACACGCCCAGGCGCTGCCCGCCCAGCTGCTGCCCGAGGTGCCCTTGCCAGAGGCCCTGGCGCAGCCGCGTCGCTTCGTCGACCAGGTGGCGCCGGCTGGCCAGCGCCAGCGCCCAGGTGAGTTCGGCCGTGGCCGAGCCGGCACCGCTGCCCTCGGCGACCAGCACGCCGCGTGCCGTGCAGGCGGCCAGGTCGACATGGCCGGCCAGCTTGCCGGTCTGTGCGATGAGGCGCAGGCGCGGCAGGCGATCGAGCAGCGCGGCGTCGATGCGCGTGCGCTCGCGCGTGAGCACGATGGCCTCGGCATCCGCGAAGCGCGCAGCCAGCGTTTCGGTGTCATGGACGGTGTCGTTGAACACCTGCACGTCGTGGCCGGCGAGCTTCGCGAAGCAGTCGAGGCCGCGAACGCAGTCCTGGTAGTCATCGGGAATGACGATGCGCATGGAGGTCTCCTTCACTGCTGCGGAATGTGCAACTGTTCGACGGTGCGCTTCCACCACGCCAGGTCGCTCTGCACCAGCGCCGTGAACGCCGCAGGCGGCATGCCGCCCGGCTCGATGCCCTGTGCCTCGAAGATGCGCCGCACCTCGTCCGTCGCCAGCGCGCGCTTGACCTCGGCATAGAGCGCGTTCATCACCGGCTCGGGCGTGCCGGCGCGGGCCAGCAGGCCGTACCACCCGTGGATGTCGAAGCCGGGAAAGCCCTGCTCCGCCACGGTCGGCACATCGGGCAACCCCACGAAGCGTTTGCTCGGCGCCACGGCGAGCGCGCGCAACTTGCCTGCCTTGATCTGCGAGAGCGCACTGCTCATGTCGAGAAACATGAACTGGATCTGCCCGCCGAGCAGGTCCTGCACGGCCGGCCCGGCGCCGCGATAGGGCACGTGCACCACCTGCATGCCGGCGCGCTGCGCGAACAGCGCAGCCCCGAGGTGCGCCGACGTGCCGTTGCCCGACGAGCCGTACGACAGGCTGTCGGGCTTGGCCTTGGCCAGCGCCACCAGCTCGGGCAGCGTTTTGGCCGGGAAGTCGGGCCGCACCACCACGGCGTGCGGCACGAAGCCCACCACGGTGAGCGGCGCGAAGTCGCGCAGCGTGTCGAAGGGGTAGTCGCGCATCAGCGCAGGGTTGGTCACGGCCAGGATCGATGGAAAGACCAGGGTGTAGCCGTCGGCGGGTTGCCGCACGATCTCGCCCATGCCGATGACACCGCCGCCGCCCGGCTTGTTGTCGACGATGACCGGCTGGCCGAGCGACACCGACATGCTCTTGCCGATCGCGCGCGCCATCAGGTCGGTGGGGCCGCCGGGGGCGAAGGGCACGACGATGCGGATCGGCTTGGACGGGAAGTCCGGCGCACCGGCGGCCCAGGCCGGGCGCATCGGCAGTGCCGACACGGCCAGCCCGGCACCGATCGCGGCGCCGAACTGCCGGCGCGACATTGAATGAAGCGACCTCATGATTTGTCTCCTTGTGAGCCCTGGGGCTGCAGCACTGCCACACCGTCCGCTGCACGCACGCCCTGGCCTCGGGGCAACACGAACAACGGGTTGATCTCGGCTTCGAGCAGCCGGTCGCCCAGCACCGCCGCCATCTGCGAGAACGCGACGACCGCGTCGACCAGCGCATCGACATCGGCCGGCGGCCGGCCGCGGAAGCCGTCGAGCAGCGGCCAGGTCTTGAGGCCGCGTACCAGCGAGGCGGCCTCGCCGCGCGTGAGCCCGCCTGCGGGAAGCATCTGCAGGACCGTGTCCTGCAGCAGCTCGGCCGTGACGCCGCCCATGCCGAGCAGGATGGCCGCGCCCAGCGGATCGCGGTGAAAGCCGAGGATCAACTCGACGCCGCCGCTCGCGACCATCTCCTGCACCAGGAAACGCGAAGGCCGCACGCCGGCGAGCGCTTCGACATCGCTGGCCATG
It encodes:
- a CDS encoding Bug family tripartite tricarboxylate transporter substrate binding protein, whose product is MFSRLRRSLTLLALCGFATLAAAEWPDKPITLVVPWAPGGSTDILARSLAEQLTKSLGQTVIVDNRAGASGNIGSNFVAKAKPDGYTLLIGSMSTHAMNPALMPAMPFRGVEDFTPIAQMANVINTMVINPAVPVTNVKEFIAYAKANPGKLAYASAGPGSTNHLSAVLFEKAAGIEMLHVPYKGGAPAVVDTVSNQTQVLFSAGTQTLPHVKAGKLRLLAVTEAKRSALLPDAPTVAETLPGYELGVWYGAFGPANMPKELVTKLNDEINKALAQPEVRTRMDSMGVEIVKGTPQQFATVLRSDADRYGKVIRELGIKNE
- a CDS encoding D-2-hydroxyacid dehydrogenase family protein, with translation MRIVIPDDYQDCVRGLDCFAKLAGHDVQVFNDTVHDTETLAARFADAEAIVLTRERTRIDAALLDRLPRLRLIAQTGKLAGHVDLAACTARGVLVAEGSGAGSATAELTWALALASRRHLVDEATRLRQGLWQGHLGQQLGGQRLGVWSYGRIGRQVAAYGRVFGMQVWVWGRDASTAAARADGFEVAPSREAFFAESDVISLHVRLNADTLGLVDAQDLGRMKTTALLVNTSRAELITPGALAQALAHGRPGFAAVDVYEAEPILGADHPLLRLPNVLCTPHIGYVEKDNYERYFGIAFDHIRAFAAGTLTDVVNPEARR
- a CDS encoding DUF5666 domain-containing protein, whose amino-acid sequence is MKKRLMRGLVALSTVFVLSCGGGDAIDGSPAAGSSGAAVATGDVSSPDWGFVGQTGSHDGGGNAGADAGSGAASAGAGAAGGSGDTASASSGDAGGVGSGGTGASASAGDSGDSGVGGVGGVASIIVNDVRYNTADAVLKLRDAPQLQLGMTAKVNGSTNADFTAGEATEVESAADARGVVTSINAGNGELVVLGMTINTDATTVWGNIPGLDALAPGMTVQVWGLPAGPGLLRATRIEKRVAGTPILSGVVQNLDVANRQFLLGSLAVDFSQIASPAALAAGVNVRVRTNLSLAAGVLQASSVELWYPVSLRDGTRRQLGGVVTDFSGISSFRVLGTPVDASSAQVSGGPAAAIANGVELNVAGTVVNGSLVATKIKIKKTPGGASSASFTAMGTVSAFKSLAQFKVKGQAIDASGAGIQYVNGAAGQLGNGVQVTVVGGRIVNDVLIATQVIFD
- a CDS encoding LysR family transcriptional regulator translates to MPPAPLAPDALALRLETRLKMRHYVLLMAVDRHRSITRVAEQLSLAQPTVTRALADIEDIFMTPLFIRSRRGLEPTVAGEVVLARARLAVADNHALQQELRAVSGAGLQGRLRMGVIPYAATQTLDAAWQHLFGLRPRIALLAHEDTTHNLVLAVRQRTLDCAICRFSHDSTDDDLVQELLYRQEACVVVSKASAPRLARQDTVDISLLSEMDWIFPPSDTPIRQMIDTVFAAAGRTVPVPLLEAYAVRTVASAMQQLPRAVTILPRDVAQAVAATGAAEVMPRPLPWNLPPVGLAWLRDSPKAGVIQGLAAALR
- a CDS encoding gamma-glutamyltransferase family protein, with translation MSTFTTRPEITGTHGVAAATHWLAAQTAMGVLERGGNAFDAAVAGGFVLQVVEPHLNGAGGEVPILFWSEKDRRMQSVCGQGAAPAEASAAAFRRLGLEQVPGIGLLPATVPGAFGAWLTMLRDHGTWSLADVLAPAIGYARDGYPLIPRAVQAIVAVQALFREHWTSSAEVWLPDGQVPQPGALFCQPRLAATYERLVRTAESDGGGTRTGTIDAALRCWYQGFVAREIDNYYRTAQVRDTTGERHAGLLRYDDMAQWQPTIEPPLTVDFGRYTLAKCGFWSQGPAFLEQIGMLRHAGLEQHAPHTAGFVHRIAEAAKLAMADRLAWYGSAPGASREAQMALLSDDYLRQRWMAVGDRASQQLQPGSPLGQAPRLPDLDVVARTLRTADTRFGIGEPTFAALPPVAEWAEREVFVGDTCHIDVIDRHGNMVAATPSGGWLSSSPVIPALGFAVNTRLQMTWLDDGLPNTVTPGVPPCTTLSPSLALRDGEPYMVFGTPGGDQQDQWSPAFFLRHAVHGMNLQEAIDAPAWHVDHFPASFWPRTTTLNRLTVESRFSPEVLDALRAQGHDVKVGEPWSESRLSACTREHDAQGRLLLRAAANPRGMQGYAVGR
- a CDS encoding Bug family tripartite tricarboxylate transporter substrate binding protein, which codes for MRSLHSMSRRQFGAAIGAGLAVSALPMRPAWAAGAPDFPSKPIRIVVPFAPGGPTDLMARAIGKSMSVSLGQPVIVDNKPGGGGVIGMGEIVRQPADGYTLVFPSILAVTNPALMRDYPFDTLRDFAPLTVVGFVPHAVVVRPDFPAKTLPELVALAKAKPDSLSYGSSGNGTSAHLGAALFAQRAGMQVVHVPYRGAGPAVQDLLGGQIQFMFLDMSSALSQIKAGKLRALAVAPSKRFVGLPDVPTVAEQGFPGFDIHGWYGLLARAGTPEPVMNALYAEVKRALATDEVRRIFEAQGIEPGGMPPAAFTALVQSDLAWWKRTVEQLHIPQQ
- a CDS encoding DUF6502 family protein codes for the protein MNQLALALSACARVLRPVVRLAMGLGLKQPHLQELLNELLLDEARRSWQSKGVQPNLSQLSITTGINRKAVTTRVRAPRDPLAPTELSSAAKTLTVWLEMATDNPKLHKLPVMSESKAPSFESMAWIGSRGNVHHRVILEELVRLGLVTDHGTQVELKADGFIPVNDLAGMLAFFADNGRDHLNASVSNILAERPPLLERSIFAHGLPMAACEEIHQLVRARWSTLHHELAHEMRTAIDTAGEGATARIRVGIYTYFEDAKGSSEESFDAASKESLKP
- a CDS encoding GAF domain-containing protein; translation: MSEARTEAMLCLPAEACAALCHDLPRAPHLDAALGLIEAVRQAQLGDGLLTVNIDAAPDGPQDGDTIELQRLWTSNPDAYPVGGRKRKTMTPWTRQLLRGGELFVGEGDAVLREVFDDHARIASLGLHAVLNVPLLDAGRCLATFNVLGSRPRWLPQERMLVQLLAVLATPWVLRAAAASARA